The genomic stretch TATGGCGATACTCTCCAGGTCTTCATCTTCCAGGGAAGATTCATCAAAATGTTTGGAGTTTAGAAAGTTGGGGACCGAAAAACCAGCATAAAACTTTTGGGTGTTGTAGTATATTCCGGCACCAATTTGTGGCTGTATTTTATTGTCCACCGTATTCTGAAAAAGCGGGTCATAATTTTCAAAGATGGTCAGTTTGGTATAGTCCACATCCAACACATCCATTCCAGCTTTCAAGCCAAAGGAAAGTTTACTAATATCGTGCCTATCCAGTTGAATGGAATAGGAGTAATCTATATTGGCGTTCGACTCTGTTGCCGGGCCTATTTGGTCATATACAATGGATAAGCCCAGCCCCATATTTTTTTCGGGGCCCAAAGGTGAACTAACGGTAAATGTTCCCGTTCGTGGACTTCCCTCTACATTCACCCATTGTACGCGTCCCAAGACCCCAAAACTCAATACCTCTCTGGACCCTGTGTAACCCGGATTCACAATTTGGGTGTTGTACAGGTATTGTGTGTATTGTGGGTCTTGTTGCGCATTTATGGTTTCAATGCAGACAATTATGAGCATTGTTACTGCCCAATAAGCAATTGATTTAATATTCAAGTTCATTATATTTTTTAAATACTTCTGTTAATCCCTATTTATGTAGATGTATCCTGAGTAACTTTCCTCGCCCGGGTTTGCACTTCTAAAGAAAAGTGTATAGAAATACGTACCACTTGGAAGTGCCCTATCCTTGGAAATTGTAGCTTTTCCTTCGGAAATACCTCTAAATAAATTTTCGCTCAATCCATAATTTTCGGTTTCGTATACCAGTGCCCCCCATCTATTGAAAATCTTTAATACGTTGTTAGGGTAGCTTTCAATGTTGCTGATTCTGAAGTAATCGTTTACACCATCACCGTTGGGAGTGATTCCTGTAAAGATTTTGAACTCTGGATTATCCGGTCCAGAACCATTATTATCACAGAAGAACTCCGGTATGTTTGTACTGGTGGTCTCATTTTCCAACAAACTATCATCGTCGGATTGGTCAAAAACTTGGATTCCAGTACCAACCGTTGTGGCTGTAATGTTTGCTTGATTGGTTACGTATCCATTCACTGTATCTTCCTCTGTAATGGTATAGATTGCTTCATAGGTCCAAGACTCGCCTACGGAAAGTATTCCGTCACCGTTAACGTCCGAGCTTTCCATGGGGCCTATGATCTCAGTTTCCAATAATTTTTCATCCGTAATGATCAGTTGCTCTAGATTTACATAACCTGTATTTGTGGCGGTGAATACATATCTAATGCCATCAGGACATTCATCGCCATCAGTATCGGTTAGGATTCCTAGCATGATCAAGCCTAAAGATGGTCCCCCGTCGGTACATGCATCAATTGGGATTATAGTATTGGTAGAATCATCTTCGGAGGCACTATTGTCGTCGGAGAAATCCATGACCTCCTCATTATTGCCAACTGTAAACCCGGTTACGGTCGCTTGATTGTTGAATGATCCCATATCGATATCGATTTGAGAAATTTCTTTGTAAGCTTCATACGTCCAACTTTCACCTACGGATAGTATGTTGTCACCACCTACATCACTTGAATTGATTGGCCCTGAAATTGTACCTCCCAGTTGGTTATCCACCAACTCAATTGATTGGAGGTCTACGTTACCCGTATTGATTACGGAAAAGGAATATTGGATGGTCTCAACACAACTATCTTCATTAATATCCACTAAAGTGCCGATTTTGATAAGCCCTATTGATGGTATAGGTACCAGCTCACATAGATTTGCCGGCAGTGGGGTAGTAATGTTGTCGCTATCGTTGACGGGTGTGTCGTCGCCCACGGATAGTGCCGATACACTGGCCTGGTTGTCCACGGAGCCGTTATCGATATCCGCCTGCACCAAGGTGTAGGTGGCCTGGAAGACCCAGTCCTCGCCCACGGAAAGTATCCCGTCGTTGTTGTCGTCCTCGTTGGCCAATGGCCCGGGCACCTGTCCGCCGATCTTGTCATCGTTGAGCACGATGGTGTGCAGGTCCACGTTGCCGGTATTGGCCACGGTAAAGGTATAGGTGATGCCGTCGATGCAGCCGTCACTGTCGGCGTCCACATCGGCAACCCCCTGTTTGGTGACCTCTACGGCCGGTGCCGGTGCGCACAGGTTGACGGGCAGTAGGGTTGTGATGTTATCGGCATCGTTGACGGGTGTGTCGTCCCCCACGGAGAGCGCCGATACACTGGCCTGGTTGTCCACGGAGCCGTTGTCGATATCTGCCTGTTCCAATGTATAAGTGGCCAAGAAGACCCAGTCCTCACCGACGGACAGGATGTCGTCCCCACCTTCGTCCTCGTTGACCAGCGGCCCTGGGACCTGTCCGCCAATCTTGTCATCGTTCAGTACGATGGTATGCAGGTCCACGTTGCCAATGTTGGCCACGGTAAAGGTATAGGTGATGCCGTCGATACAGCCATCGCTGTCGGCGTCCACATCGGCGACCCCCTGTTTGGTGACCTGTATGGCGGGTGCGGGTGCGCACAGGTTGGCGGGCAGTAGGGTAGTGATGTTATCGGCATCGTTGACGGGTGTGTCGTCGCCCACTGATAGTGCCGATAAATCGGCCTGGTTGTCCACGGAGCCTTGGTCTATGTCGGCCTGCACCAAGGTATAGGTGGCCTGGAACACCCAGTCCTCGCCGACGGACAGGATGCCGTCCCCACCTTCGTCCTCGTTGGCCAGCGGCCCCGGGACCTGTCCGCCGATCTTGTCATCGTTGAGCACGATGGTGTGCAGGTCCACGTTGCCAATGTTGGCCACGGTAAAGGTATAGGTGATGCCATCGATGCATCCATCGCTGTCGCCGTCCACATCGGCGACCCCCTGTTTGGTGACCTCTACGGCCGGTGCGGGTGCGCAAAGGTTGACCGGCAGTGGGGTAGTGATGTTGTCGCCATCGTTGACGGGGGTGTCGTCGCCCACGGAGAGTGCCGATACATCCGCCTGATTGTCCACGGAGCCGTTATCGATATCTGCCTGCACCAAGGTATAGGTGGCCTGGAACACCCAGTCCTCGCCGACGGACAGGATGCCGTCCCCACCTTCGTCCTCGTTGACCAGCGGCCCCGGGACCTGTCCGCCGATCTTGTCATCGTTGAGCACGATGGTGTGCAGGTCCACGTTGCCAATGTTGGCCACGGTAAAGGTATAGGTGATGCCGTCGATACAGCCGTCGCTGTCGGCGTCCACATCGGCGACCCCCTGTTTGGTGACCTCTACGGCGGGTGCGGGTGCGCAGAGGTTGGCGGGCAATGCCGTGCTGATGTTGTCGCTATCGTTGACGGGTGTGTCGTCGCCCACGGAGAGCGCCGTCACACTGGCCTGGTTGTCCACGGAGCCGTTATCGATATCCGCCTGCACCATGGTGTAGGTGGCCTGGAACACCCAGTCCTCGCCGACGGACAGGATGCCGTCCCCACCTTCGTCCTCGTTGGCCAGCGGCCCCGGGACCTGTCCGCCGATCTTGTCATCGTTGAGCACGATGGTATGCAGGTCCACGTTGCCAATGTTGGCCACGGTAAAGGTATAGGTGATGCCGTCGATGCAGCCATCGCTGTCGGCGTCCACATCGGCGACCCCCTGTTTGGTGACCTCTACGGCGGGTGCGGGTGCGCAGAGGTTGACCGGCAGTGGGGTAGTAATGTTATCGGCATCGTTGACGGGGGTGTCGTCGCCCACGGAGAGTGCGTCCACATCAGCGTCGTTGTCCACGGAGCCTTGGTCTATGTCTGCCTGCACCAAGGTATAGGTGGCCTGGAACACCCAGTCCTCGCCGACGGACAGGATGCCGTCCCCACCTTCGTCCTCGTTGACCAGCGGCCCCGGGACCTGTCCGCCGATCTTGTCATCGTTGAGCACGATGGTGTGCAGGTCCACGTTGCCAATGTTGGCCACGGTAAAGGTATAGGTGATGCCATCGATGCAACCATCGCTGTCGGCGTCCACATCGGCGATCCCCTGTTTGGTGACCTGTACGGCCGGTGCGGGTGCGCAAAGGTTGACCGGCAGTGGGGTAGTGATGTTGTCGCTATCGTTGACGGGTGTGTCGTCGCCCACGGATAGTGCCGATACATCCGCCTGATTGTCTACGGAGCCGTTGTCGATATCTGCCTGTTCCAATGTATAGGTGGCCAAGAAGACCCAGTCCTCACCGACGGACAGCACTCCATCGTTCCCTTGGTCCTCACCGGGCAATGGCTGGGCCAGCATCAACGGGTTGTCCACCTTGTCATCGGTAAGGGCAATGTTGTACAAATCCACGTTGCCAATGTTGGCCACGGTAAAGGTATAGGTGATGCCATCGATGCATCCATCGCTGTCGCCGTCCACATCGGCGACCCCCTGTTTGGTGACCTGTACGGCCGGTGCGGGTGCGCAAAGGTTGACCGGCAGTGGGGTAGTGATGTTGTCGCCATCGTTGACGGGGGTGTCGTCGCCCACGGATAGTGCCGATACATCCGCCTGATTGTCCACGGAGCCGTTATCGATATCTGCCTGCACCAAGGTATAGGTGGCCTGGAACACCCAGTCCTCGCCGACGGACAGGATGCCGTCCCCACCTTCGTCCTCGTTGACCAGCGGCCCCGGGACCTGTCCGCCGATCTTGTCATCGTTGAGCACGATGGTGTGCAGGTCCACGTTGCCAATGTTGGCCACGGTAAAGGTATAGGTGATGCCATCGATGCAACCATCGCTGTCGGCGTCCACATCGGCGATCCCCTGTTTGGTGACCTGTACGGCCGGTGCGGGTGCGCAAAGGTTGACCGGCAGTGGGGTAGTGATGTTGTCGCTATCGTTGACGGGTGTGTCGTCGCCCACGGATAGTGCCGATACATCCGCCTGATTGTCTACGGAGCCGTTGTCGATATCTGCCTGCACCAGTGTATAGGTGGCCTGGAACACCCAGTCCTCGCCGACGGACAGCACTCCATCGTTCCCTTGGTCCTCACCGGGCAATGGCTGGGCCAGCATCAACGGATTGTCCACCTTGTCATCGGTAAGGACAATGTTGTACAAATCCACGTTGCCGGTATTGGCCACGGTAAAGGTATAGGTGATGCCGTCGATGCAGCCGTCGCTGTCGGTGTCCACGTCAGCGACCCCTTGTTTGGTGACCTCTACGGCCGGTGCGGGTGCGCAAAGGTTCGCGGGCAGTAGGGTAGTGATGTTGTCGCTATCGTTGACGGGTGTGTCGTCTCCCACGGATAGCGCCGATACACTGGCTTGGTTGTCCACGGAGCCGTTGTCGATATCTGCCTGCACCAAGGTATAGGTGGCCAAGAAGACCCAGTCCTCCCCGACGGACAGCACTCCATCGTTCCCTTGGTCCTCACCGGGCAATGGCTGGGCCAGCATCAACGGGTTGTCCACCTTGTCATCGGTAAGGACAATGTTGTACAAATCCACGTTGCCGGTATTGGCCACGGTAAAGGTATAGGTGATGCCGTCGATGCATCCGTCGCTGTCGGCGTCCACGTCGGCGACCCCCTGTTTGGTGACCTGTACGGCGGGTGCGGGTGCGCACAAGTTGGCGGGCAGTAGAGTAGTGATGTTGTCGCTATCGTTGACGGGTGTGTCGTCGCCCACGGAGAGCGCCGTCACACTGGCCTGATTGTCCACGGAGCCTTGGTCTATGTCCACTTGTTGCAGGGAATACGTTGCTTGGAACACCCAGTCCTCACCGACTGATAGGATGCCGTCCCCACCTTCGTCCTCGTTGACCAGCGGTCCTGGGACCTGTCCGCCAATCTTGTCGTCGTTGAGCACGATGGTGTGCAGGTCCACGTTGCCAATGTTGGTCACGGTAAAGGTATAGGTGATGCCATCGATGCATCCATCGCTGTCGCCGTCCACATCGGCGACCCCCTGTTTGGTGACCTGTACGGCCGGTGCGGGTGCGCAAAGGTTGACCGGCAGTGGGGTAGTGATGTTGTCGCCATCGTTGACGGGGGTGTCGTCGCCCACGGATAGTGCCGATACATCCGCCTGATTGTCCACGGAGCCGTTATCGATATCTGCCTGCACCAAGGTATAGGTGGCCTGGAACACCCAGTCCTCGCCGACGGACAGGATGTCGTCCCCACCTTCGTCCTCGTTGACCAGCGGCCCCGGGACCTGTCCGCCAATCTTGTCATCGTTGAGCACGATGGTGTGCAGGTCCACGTTGCCAATGTTGGCCACGGTAAAGGTATAGGTGATGCCGTCGATGCATCCGTTGCTGTCGGCGTCCACATCGGCGACCCCCTGTTTGGTGACCTGTATGGCGGGTGCCTGACAACTTGATAAATCAACCGTCGTTATCTCATTTTCCAGAATATTATCGTCATCTGAGTCGTCTTCTACGCTGAGCCCTGGAAAACTCATAACATCTGCTGTAACTTTTGCTTGGTTATCGACTTTACCAATGTTGATATCATCCGCGGTTACATTATGGATAGCGGTATAAGTCCAAACTTCTGAGGCTTCCAATACATCATCCCCATTGTCTCCAAATGGACCATTAATGATAAGTGGCAAGCTTTCATCGGTCAATACCACATTATTGAACATGAGGCCTGTGCCTCCTTGATTTGTCACCGTAAATGTATAGTCAATGGTCAAACAGTCTGGATTTACTATGCCCTGTTTTATAAGGGCAATACTTGGCATGCATCCGGAAATGTCCAGCACGGTAGGTCGATTTAACTTGGTATCTTCAAAATCTGAATCATCTTCAATTTCGATACCAACGCCCTCATGATCCATTGATCCGGTAACCCGTGCCTGATTGGTAACCTCTCCTGCCAAAATATCCGCAGTGGTTATTTCATAGGTAGCGGTAAAAATCCAAACTTCGCCGGGGCTCATGACTCCATCATTGTTGGCATCGGATTGCGGACCGTTGATGGTCATCAATGGAAAGGTCAAGTCTTCAACATTGATTTCCTTTAGTGGAGCAGTTGTGGCGCTTCCTTCATTGGTTACGGTAAATGTGTATTCTATTTTTTCGCAACCGGGGACCACTGCTCCCGTTTTGATAAGACTTATTCGAGGGGAACAATTTGAAAAGTTTATGATGGTAACGTTATCTGCGTTCAAATCGACGGGGTCGGACAAATCTGTTACCAAAGCATTGGAATCTTGTACCGAGAGGGCTTCCACGTATGCCTGAACCTCTACTTGGCCTGCGGCCACTTCTTCCACGGTTGGGGTATATTTTTGTGAATAGATCCACACTTCTCCTTCATCCAAAATACCAAAAGGCGAATTATCCCCAGAATCCGGGGCGATCAATTCCTCTCCGTTCATTCCATAAACGACGATACTTTCAAAGGTCTCTCCGGGTATTGAACTATTGTAGTGAACCTCATAGGTAAGTTCTACGTGCTCGCACCCTGAATCTATTCCGTTCATGGCCTTGGGAACACCGTTCAAAATCATACTAACGCCCGATCGGCAACTAATTTTGGTGATAGTGGGTGAGTCCAGCGTTATTTCTGTGGGATGCGAATCATCACTTACAATGGTGCCAAGGCCGATAACGGTGGCTTCTATATGTGCTTGAGCGATATATTCCGCGGCGAGTTTATCCGCTTCAGTAATTGGCTTAAATGCTTCATATAACCATACTTCCCCTTCATTTAGTTCATTGTTATTATTGGTATCGCCACTTACCAATGCTCCAACGGTAATATCCGGCCCCATGTCTATCACAATGCTGTTTCCATCAAAGGATTCATTATTGGTACTTGTGTTGAACACTCGTATTGCATACCTTATGGTGGTACAACCGGGGGATTCGTTGTTTGGGGTCAACGTGTTACCTTCCAATGTTACTGCTATCCCCGGGACAAAAAGGTTTTCTTCTTTAAAGGGATGTGCCGTTTTATCCAATACATCTTCATCAGCTATGCTCGCAATGCTATTGGGTGTTTGTTGGAAATTGTTTTTATGGGGGGCATTATCAAACAAAACAGAGACAATACCAATCAAGATCAAGAAAAGAAACAGGAGATCTTGCTTTTTTAGAGGGGACGATTTGGAAAAGAGCATGGTTATATAAGTTAAGTTCTAACCAACGATATTAGTAAATCGCCCTATTTTTTTATGGTACCAATTGACGAATGCCCCAAATGAATTGACGGATGTATGTTATGAGTTCACCGATTTTTATACGCCTTGGTATAAAACTGGTTTTTTCGATTAAAAAAATATGACTGGATTGAAGAAAAAAAGTGATGTTATAATTTTTCCCTTACATATTTTCCAGTGTAGGATTCTGTGTTCTTCACGATTTCCTCGGGAGTGCCCTCGACCACTAGATTACCGCCATTTTGTCCACCTTCCAAACCAAGGTCTATGATATAGTCGGCACATTTTACCAATTCCATATTGTGCTCGATAACGATTACGGAATGTCCTTTGTCAATAAGCTCATCAAAGGATTTCAGCAGTTTTTTGATATCGTGGAAGTGAAGCCCTGTTGTGGGTTCATCAAAGATGAAGAGGGCTTTTTCCTTGGTGTGTCCTTTTACCAAGAACGAAGCAAGTTTGATTCGTTGCGCCTCACCACCGGAAAGGGTGGAGGAGGACTGTCCCAAAGCTACGTATCCCAGACCAACATCTTGCAGGGGCTTCAGTTTGGTCACTATTTTATCTTGCTTGTGTGTGGAAAAGTGTTCAACGGCATCATCAATGGTCATATTCAGGATGTCGTCGATGTTTTTTCCTTCAAATTGCACTTCCAACACATCCTTTTTAAAACGTTTCCCATCACAGACATCACATTCCAAATGCACATCGGCCATAAATTGCATTTCTACCGTAATCTCGCCTTCGCCCTTACATTTTTCGCAGCGGCCACCATCTACATTAAAAGAAAAGTGCTTGGCCTGGTATCCCCGAAGCTTGCTCAATTTTTGGGACGCAAACAGACTTCGAATGTCATCGTAGGCCTTGATATAGGTAACCGGGTTGGACCGTGAGGAACGGCCAATGGGGTTCTGGTCAACAAACTCCACATGTTTGATGTGTGCATATTTTCCTTCCATCGCCGAAAACTGACCGGCCTTTTCGCCATATCCCCCCGTTTCCTTTAATATGGAAGGATACAATATTTTCCTGACCAGCGTGCTTTTTCCACTTCCTGATACGCCCGTAACCACGGTCAACACATTCAATGGAAAGGTGACATCGATATTTTTAAGATTGTTTTCACGAGCCCCCTTTATTTGAATGTAGTGTTTGGAATTCCTACGCTCTTTGGGAACGGGAATTTCCATGGTACCGTTAAGATAGGATGCCGTCAAGGAGTCGGATTTAAGGATGGTCTCCCAATCTCCCGTGGCCACGACTTTACCGCCCAGCGTTCCCGCTTCCGGACCAATGTCTATGATTTCGTCGGCAGCTTTCATAATATCTTCATCGTGCTCGACCACGATAACGGTATTGCCCAAATCTCGAAGCGATTTGAGCACTTCAATCAAATTCTCGGTATCCCTTGGGTGCAAACCAATACTGGGTTCGTCCAAAATATACATGGAACCGACCAAGCTACTTCCCAAAGATGTGGCCAGATTGATGCGTTGGCTTTCTCCGCCGGAAAGGGTATTGGATTTTCTGTTCAACGTAAGATAGCTTAAACCAACTTTGTCCAAAAAGTCCAAACGCGTAGTGATTTCCTTGAGCAGTCTGTTTGCTATGGCAGTGTCGTGCTCGGAAAGTTGCAATGATTCAAAAAATGGCATCAACTTGTTGATGGGCAGCTCGATCAAATCCGAGATGGATTTACCGCCCACTTTCACGTAATCCGCTTCTTTCCGCAATCGCTTTCCTTTACAAACGGAGCATCGGGTTTTTCCACGGTAACGGGACAGCATCACCCTGTTTTGGATTTTATAGCTTTTTTCTTCCAGCTGCTCAAAAAACTTATGGATGCCGATAAAATGTTCGTTCCCGTCCCAGACCAGTTGTTTTTGTTCTTCGGACAACTCAAACCAAGGTTTGTGTATGGGAAAATCAAACTTGTAGGCAGAGTTGACCAATTGGTCACGGTACCAGCTCATACTTTCGCCTCGCCATGGAAAAACTGCATTTTCGTAAACGGATAGGGCCGTGTTGGGAATCACCAAATCTTCATCAATACCGATAACATCGCCATAGCCCTCACATTTGGGACAGGCTCCGTAGGGGTTGTTAAAACTGAACAGATGCACGTTGGGTTCCAAAAACTTCATACCATCCAATTCAAACTGGTTGCTAAAAGTCTTTATCTCGTTGGTTTGAAGGTTTTCAATGGCGCATTGGCCTTTGCCTTCAAAAAAAGCATTGTCAACCGCATTGGCCAAACGGTTATAAAAATCCTCATCATCCTTTACAATGATACGATCTACGACCAAGTCAAATTCCCTTCCAATATTTTCGGGAGCTTGGTCAATCCGAATGACTTCTCCCTTATATTTA from Flagellimonas oceani encodes the following:
- the uvrA gene encoding excinuclease ABC subunit UvrA, producing MAININVDPKQNIIIKGAKLHNLKNIDVVIPRNKLVVITGLSGSGKSSLAFDTLYAEGQRRYVESLSSYARQFLGKLDKPKVDYIKGIAPAIAIEQKVNSTNPRSTVGTTTEIYDYLKLLYARIGKTLSPISGKEVKKHTVTDVINHIKGLNERDKLLLLAPITISEEREPLKSLELFSKQGYARIKYKGEVIRIDQAPENIGREFDLVVDRIIVKDDEDFYNRLANAVDNAFFEGKGQCAIENLQTNEIKTFSNQFELDGMKFLEPNVHLFSFNNPYGACPKCEGYGDVIGIDEDLVIPNTALSVYENAVFPWRGESMSWYRDQLVNSAYKFDFPIHKPWFELSEEQKQLVWDGNEHFIGIHKFFEQLEEKSYKIQNRVMLSRYRGKTRCSVCKGKRLRKEADYVKVGGKSISDLIELPINKLMPFFESLQLSEHDTAIANRLLKEITTRLDFLDKVGLSYLTLNRKSNTLSGGESQRINLATSLGSSLVGSMYILDEPSIGLHPRDTENLIEVLKSLRDLGNTVIVVEHDEDIMKAADEIIDIGPEAGTLGGKVVATGDWETILKSDSLTASYLNGTMEIPVPKERRNSKHYIQIKGARENNLKNIDVTFPLNVLTVVTGVSGSGKSTLVRKILYPSILKETGGYGEKAGQFSAMEGKYAHIKHVEFVDQNPIGRSSRSNPVTYIKAYDDIRSLFASQKLSKLRGYQAKHFSFNVDGGRCEKCKGEGEITVEMQFMADVHLECDVCDGKRFKKDVLEVQFEGKNIDDILNMTIDDAVEHFSTHKQDKIVTKLKPLQDVGLGYVALGQSSSTLSGGEAQRIKLASFLVKGHTKEKALFIFDEPTTGLHFHDIKKLLKSFDELIDKGHSVIVIEHNMELVKCADYIIDLGLEGGQNGGNLVVEGTPEEIVKNTESYTGKYVREKL
- a CDS encoding gliding motility-associated C-terminal domain-containing protein is translated as MLFSKSSPLKKQDLLFLFLILIGIVSVLFDNAPHKNNFQQTPNSIASIADEDVLDKTAHPFKEENLFVPGIAVTLEGNTLTPNNESPGCTTIRYAIRVFNTSTNNESFDGNSIVIDMGPDITVGALVSGDTNNNNELNEGEVWLYEAFKPITEADKLAAEYIAQAHIEATVIGLGTIVSDDSHPTEITLDSPTITKISCRSGVSMILNGVPKAMNGIDSGCEHVELTYEVHYNSSIPGETFESIVVYGMNGEELIAPDSGDNSPFGILDEGEVWIYSQKYTPTVEEVAAGQVEVQAYVEALSVQDSNALVTDLSDPVDLNADNVTIINFSNCSPRISLIKTGAVVPGCEKIEYTFTVTNEGSATTAPLKEINVEDLTFPLMTINGPQSDANNDGVMSPGEVWIFTATYEITTADILAGEVTNQARVTGSMDHEGVGIEIEDDSDFEDTKLNRPTVLDISGCMPSIALIKQGIVNPDCLTIDYTFTVTNQGGTGLMFNNVVLTDESLPLIINGPFGDNGDDVLEASEVWTYTAIHNVTADDINIGKVDNQAKVTADVMSFPGLSVEDDSDDDNILENEITTVDLSSCQAPAIQVTKQGVADVDADSNGCIDGITYTFTVANIGNVDLHTIVLNDDKIGGQVPGPLVNEDEGGDDILSVGEDWVFQATYTLVQADIDNGSVDNQADVSALSVGDDTPVNDGDNITTPLPVNLCAPAPAVQVTKQGVADVDGDSDGCIDGITYTFTVTNIGNVDLHTIVLNDDKIGGQVPGPLVNEDEGGDGILSVGEDWVFQATYSLQQVDIDQGSVDNQASVTALSVGDDTPVNDSDNITTLLPANLCAPAPAVQVTKQGVADVDADSDGCIDGITYTFTVANTGNVDLYNIVLTDDKVDNPLMLAQPLPGEDQGNDGVLSVGEDWVFLATYTLVQADIDNGSVDNQASVSALSVGDDTPVNDSDNITTLLPANLCAPAPAVEVTKQGVADVDTDSDGCIDGITYTFTVANTGNVDLYNIVLTDDKVDNPLMLAQPLPGEDQGNDGVLSVGEDWVFQATYTLVQADIDNGSVDNQADVSALSVGDDTPVNDSDNITTPLPVNLCAPAPAVQVTKQGIADVDADSDGCIDGITYTFTVANIGNVDLHTIVLNDDKIGGQVPGPLVNEDEGGDGILSVGEDWVFQATYTLVQADIDNGSVDNQADVSALSVGDDTPVNDGDNITTPLPVNLCAPAPAVQVTKQGVADVDGDSDGCIDGITYTFTVANIGNVDLYNIALTDDKVDNPLMLAQPLPGEDQGNDGVLSVGEDWVFLATYTLEQADIDNGSVDNQADVSALSVGDDTPVNDSDNITTPLPVNLCAPAPAVQVTKQGIADVDADSDGCIDGITYTFTVANIGNVDLHTIVLNDDKIGGQVPGPLVNEDEGGDGILSVGEDWVFQATYTLVQADIDQGSVDNDADVDALSVGDDTPVNDADNITTPLPVNLCAPAPAVEVTKQGVADVDADSDGCIDGITYTFTVANIGNVDLHTIVLNDDKIGGQVPGPLANEDEGGDGILSVGEDWVFQATYTMVQADIDNGSVDNQASVTALSVGDDTPVNDSDNISTALPANLCAPAPAVEVTKQGVADVDADSDGCIDGITYTFTVANIGNVDLHTIVLNDDKIGGQVPGPLVNEDEGGDGILSVGEDWVFQATYTLVQADIDNGSVDNQADVSALSVGDDTPVNDGDNITTPLPVNLCAPAPAVEVTKQGVADVDGDSDGCIDGITYTFTVANIGNVDLHTIVLNDDKIGGQVPGPLANEDEGGDGILSVGEDWVFQATYTLVQADIDQGSVDNQADLSALSVGDDTPVNDADNITTLLPANLCAPAPAIQVTKQGVADVDADSDGCIDGITYTFTVANIGNVDLHTIVLNDDKIGGQVPGPLVNEDEGGDDILSVGEDWVFLATYTLEQADIDNGSVDNQASVSALSVGDDTPVNDADNITTLLPVNLCAPAPAVEVTKQGVADVDADSDGCIDGITYTFTVANTGNVDLHTIVLNDDKIGGQVPGPLANEDDNNDGILSVGEDWVFQATYTLVQADIDNGSVDNQASVSALSVGDDTPVNDSDNITTPLPANLCELVPIPSIGLIKIGTLVDINEDSCVETIQYSFSVINTGNVDLQSIELVDNQLGGTISGPINSSDVGGDNILSVGESWTYEAYKEISQIDIDMGSFNNQATVTGFTVGNNEEVMDFSDDNSASEDDSTNTIIPIDACTDGGPSLGLIMLGILTDTDGDECPDGIRYVFTATNTGYVNLEQLIITDEKLLETEIIGPMESSDVNGDGILSVGESWTYEAIYTITEEDTVNGYVTNQANITATTVGTGIQVFDQSDDDSLLENETTSTNIPEFFCDNNGSGPDNPEFKIFTGITPNGDGVNDYFRISNIESYPNNVLKIFNRWGALVYETENYGLSENLFRGISEGKATISKDRALPSGTYFYTLFFRSANPGEESYSGYIYINRD
- a CDS encoding type IX secretion system membrane protein PorP/SprF, producing the protein MNLNIKSIAYWAVTMLIIVCIETINAQQDPQYTQYLYNTQIVNPGYTGSREVLSFGVLGRVQWVNVEGSPRTGTFTVSSPLGPEKNMGLGLSIVYDQIGPATESNANIDYSYSIQLDRHDISKLSFGLKAGMDVLDVDYTKLTIFENYDPLFQNTVDNKIQPQIGAGIYYNTQKFYAGFSVPNFLNSKHFDESSLEDEDLESIAIERLHYFFITGYVFELGPNLKFKPAALTKFVSGAPLQWDGSANFLINEKITLGASYRWNSSISALAGFQISQSLFIGLAYDHDTTTIKDYSNGSYEAIIRFDIFNRLDKVLTPRFF